One window from the genome of Marinobacter sp. es.048 encodes:
- a CDS encoding rhodanese-like domain-containing protein yields the protein MDRLFEFVVNHYILVSLFVAFLVAILILESRRGGAKISAQGAVNLINKDEAVVVDIRDRKEFGEGRITGSVNIPLNSLKSRAGELSKFKDKQIIVADKMGQHSAMAVKQLNGEGFSNVVRLNGGVADWKASNLPLVKK from the coding sequence ATGGACCGGTTGTTTGAATTTGTCGTTAACCACTACATTCTCGTGTCGCTCTTCGTGGCATTTCTGGTCGCCATCCTTATTCTGGAGTCCCGTCGTGGCGGAGCCAAGATCTCAGCCCAGGGCGCGGTCAATCTGATCAACAAGGATGAAGCCGTTGTAGTCGACATCCGGGATCGCAAGGAGTTTGGTGAGGGGCGCATCACGGGCTCTGTCAATATTCCGTTGAACAGCCTGAAGAGTCGGGCTGGCGAGCTGAGCAAGTTCAAGGACAAGCAGATCATCGTTGCCGACAAGATGGGTCAGCATTCCGCCATGGCGGTCAAGCAGCTGAACGGGGAAGGCTTCAGCAATGTGGTTCGCCTGAACGGCGGCGTTGCGGACTGGAAAGCCAGCAATCTTCCGCTGGTGAAGAAATAG
- the secB gene encoding protein-export chaperone SecB, with protein sequence MAENQQAAAGSDNQNQPQFALQRIYVKDLSFESPNSPTVFQEQWKPQVNLDLNTSHNKVSDNQYEVVLSLTVTAKVGEKVAYIVEIQQGGVFLVQGIEGQQLGQMLGAYCPTILFPYAREAIDGIVNKGSFPALMLAPVNFDAIYAQALKRKQEEAAGEANEEQQTH encoded by the coding sequence ATGGCTGAGAATCAGCAAGCCGCAGCAGGCAGTGACAACCAGAACCAACCCCAGTTTGCCCTTCAGCGCATCTATGTGAAGGACCTGTCTTTTGAGTCGCCCAACTCTCCCACCGTGTTTCAGGAGCAGTGGAAGCCGCAGGTTAACCTGGATCTGAATACCTCCCACAATAAGGTCAGCGACAACCAGTATGAGGTTGTACTCTCCCTGACCGTCACCGCAAAAGTGGGCGAGAAGGTGGCTTACATCGTCGAGATCCAGCAGGGCGGCGTGTTTCTGGTGCAGGGCATTGAAGGTCAGCAGCTGGGCCAGATGCTGGGCGCCTACTGCCCGACTATCCTGTTCCCGTATGCTCGTGAAGCGATCGACGGTATCGTGAACAAGGGCAGCTTCCCGGCGCTGATGCTGGCGCCGGTGAACTTCGATGCCATCTACGCCCAGGCGCTCAAGCGCAAGCAGGAAGAAGCGGCGGGCGAGGCAAACGAAGAGCAGCAGACTCACTGA
- the trmL gene encoding tRNA (uridine(34)/cytosine(34)/5-carboxymethylaminomethyluridine(34)-2'-O)-methyltransferase TrmL, with the protein MLHVVLYEPEIPPNTGNIIRLCANTGCQLHLIEPLGFNLEDKQMRRAGLDYSEYATVKIHRNYQDFLASEQPGRLFGLTTKGSTHYHQVSYQDGDYLMFGPETRGLPAVVREGLLPEHRLRVPMQPESRSLNLSNTAALVVYEAWRQLGFYGAT; encoded by the coding sequence ATGCTCCACGTTGTGCTGTACGAGCCGGAAATACCGCCGAATACCGGCAATATCATCCGGCTGTGCGCCAACACCGGCTGCCAGCTGCATCTGATTGAACCGCTGGGTTTTAACCTGGAGGACAAACAGATGCGGAGGGCCGGGCTGGATTACAGCGAGTACGCCACAGTCAAGATCCACAGGAATTACCAGGACTTCCTGGCCAGCGAGCAGCCCGGACGCCTGTTCGGGCTGACCACCAAAGGCAGCACCCACTACCATCAAGTGAGCTATCAGGATGGCGACTACTTGATGTTCGGCCCGGAAACCCGAGGCCTCCCTGCCGTTGTTCGAGAGGGTCTACTGCCCGAGCACCGTTTGCGGGTTCCAATGCAACCGGAAAGCCGAAGCCTGAACCTATCCAACACCGCGGCCCTGGTGGTTTACGAAGCCTGGAGGCAACTCGGGTTTTACGGAGCGACATAA
- a CDS encoding acetyl-CoA C-acetyltransferase yields MRDVVIVAARRTAIGTFGGGLASLSADQLGTAVIKALLEETGVAGDQINEVVLGQVLTAGVGQNPARQSAINAGLPASVPAMTINKVCGSGLKAVHMAVQAIRCGDAEMMIAGGQESMSQAPHVLPNSRNGQRMGNWSMVDTMIKDGLWDAFNDYHMGITAENIVEKYGISRNEQDEFAAASQQKAAAAREAGYFDGQIVPVSIPQRKSDPIVVDRDEGPRDGVTAEGLGKLRAAFKKDGTVTAGNASSLNDGAAAVMVCSAEKAKELGLTPIATIKAYANAGVDPRIMGTGPIPASQRCLKLAGWSTDDLDLVEANEAFAAQAISVNRDMGWDTGTVNVNGGAIALGHPIGASGCRILVSLLHEMVRRDVHKGLATLCIGGGMGVALAVER; encoded by the coding sequence ATGCGTGATGTCGTTATTGTTGCCGCCCGCCGCACAGCTATCGGAACCTTTGGCGGAGGTCTCGCAAGCCTGAGCGCAGACCAGCTTGGAACCGCCGTCATCAAGGCACTACTGGAAGAAACCGGCGTCGCCGGTGACCAGATCAACGAGGTGGTTCTGGGTCAGGTTCTCACCGCCGGTGTTGGCCAGAACCCCGCTCGCCAGTCCGCCATCAACGCGGGCCTTCCGGCGTCGGTGCCAGCCATGACCATCAACAAGGTTTGCGGCTCCGGCCTTAAAGCGGTTCATATGGCAGTACAGGCCATCCGCTGTGGTGATGCTGAGATGATGATTGCCGGCGGTCAGGAGAGCATGAGCCAGGCGCCTCATGTGCTGCCCAACAGCCGCAACGGGCAGCGCATGGGTAACTGGTCCATGGTGGACACCATGATCAAGGACGGCCTGTGGGATGCCTTCAACGATTACCACATGGGCATTACGGCCGAGAACATCGTCGAGAAATACGGCATCAGCCGTAACGAGCAGGACGAATTTGCCGCGGCGTCCCAGCAGAAAGCCGCCGCCGCTCGCGAGGCCGGTTATTTCGATGGCCAGATTGTTCCGGTCTCCATTCCCCAGCGTAAGAGTGACCCGATTGTCGTTGACCGAGACGAAGGCCCCCGCGACGGCGTCACTGCCGAGGGGCTTGGCAAACTGCGTGCGGCCTTCAAAAAGGACGGCACCGTTACCGCCGGCAATGCCTCATCCCTGAACGATGGCGCCGCTGCCGTGATGGTCTGCAGTGCCGAGAAAGCCAAAGAACTGGGGCTGACTCCGATCGCCACCATCAAGGCTTACGCTAACGCCGGCGTGGACCCGAGGATTATGGGCACCGGCCCGATTCCCGCCAGTCAACGCTGCCTGAAGCTTGCCGGCTGGAGCACGGATGATCTGGACCTGGTGGAAGCCAACGAAGCCTTCGCAGCCCAGGCTATTTCTGTAAATCGCGACATGGGCTGGGACACCGGCACGGTTAACGTGAACGGCGGTGCCATTGCCCTGGGCCATCCCATCGGCGCATCCGGCTGCCGCATTCTGGTCTCCCTGCTGCATGAAATGGTTCGCCGCGATGTTCACAAGGGCCTGGCCACACTGTGCATCGGTGGCGGCATGGGTGTTGCCCTGGCCGTTGAGCGCTAA
- a CDS encoding pteridine reductase, which yields MPSKTPVALVTGAAHRLGAQTARTLHARGWNLVIHFRSRDEQANSLIEQMNRQRPDSACALQADLSQTPAVNRLASDAVAHWGRLDALVNNASVFYPTPVAEATEDDWNTILNTNLRAPFFLLQACLTELRRNRGSVVNLIDIYSERPIDDHPLYCASKAGLAALTRSWAKDLAPDVRVNGVSPGAILWPEGEAEMDQSAQQAILQKTPLARTGNPHDIAETIAFLICDAPFITGQIISVDGGRSLNM from the coding sequence ATGCCGTCCAAAACGCCCGTCGCCCTGGTTACCGGAGCAGCCCACCGTCTTGGCGCACAGACTGCCCGGACACTCCATGCAAGAGGCTGGAACCTGGTGATTCACTTCCGGAGCCGGGACGAGCAGGCGAACTCACTCATTGAACAGATGAACAGGCAACGGCCGGACTCCGCCTGCGCCCTTCAGGCGGATCTGAGCCAGACACCCGCTGTAAATCGACTGGCCAGTGACGCCGTCGCACACTGGGGCCGACTGGACGCACTGGTGAACAATGCGTCGGTGTTCTATCCCACACCGGTGGCGGAAGCCACCGAAGACGACTGGAACACAATCCTGAACACCAACCTCAGGGCCCCATTCTTCCTGCTTCAGGCTTGTCTGACTGAACTGCGGCGAAACCGCGGCAGCGTGGTAAACCTGATCGATATTTACAGCGAAAGACCCATCGACGACCACCCGCTGTACTGCGCCAGCAAGGCCGGCCTGGCCGCCCTGACACGCTCCTGGGCCAAGGACCTGGCGCCGGATGTGCGGGTGAACGGCGTATCGCCAGGCGCAATCCTCTGGCCTGAAGGCGAAGCCGAGATGGATCAGTCCGCCCAGCAGGCGATTCTCCAAAAGACCCCACTGGCCCGCACCGGCAATCCGCATGATATTGCCGAAACCATCGCGTTCCTGATCTGCGATGCGCCGTTCATCACGGGTCAGATCATCTCGGTTGATGGGGGTCGTAGCCTGAACATGTAG
- a CDS encoding multifunctional CCA tRNA nucleotidyl transferase/2'3'-cyclic phosphodiesterase/2'nucleotidase/phosphatase, which produces MQAYLVGGAVRDELLGLEVKDRDWVVVGATPKEMLANGFKQVGADFPVFLHPRTREEYALARTERKQGRGYHGFTVYSAPDVTLEQDLRRRDLTINAIAKTEDGDLVDPFHGRDDIKVRKLRHVSEAFSEDPLRILRTARFAARFRPLGFTVCEQTMALMQDMVATGEVDHLVPERVWQEFQRALHEKAPEAFFDVLRDCGALSVLVPEITPPAVFPLAMKALRCVDKQTNTATEERLAALLSPLDESVALERAKALKVPNDCQNLARLVTAFTPEIRSIDPQQPDAGTLLELLDQADLWRRPERFLQLLSVLECALTDESQTIDLLRTASKVATGVDPKALLAKGFKGKELGSAIRTERLKRIGDAIAPINH; this is translated from the coding sequence ATGCAGGCCTATCTGGTTGGCGGTGCCGTTCGTGATGAATTACTCGGCCTTGAGGTCAAGGACCGGGACTGGGTTGTGGTCGGCGCAACACCCAAGGAAATGCTTGCCAACGGCTTCAAGCAGGTAGGCGCGGACTTTCCTGTATTCCTGCACCCGCGCACCCGGGAGGAGTACGCGCTGGCCCGTACCGAGCGCAAACAGGGGCGCGGCTACCATGGGTTCACCGTCTACAGCGCACCGGATGTCACGCTTGAGCAGGATCTGAGGCGACGGGACCTGACCATCAACGCCATCGCCAAAACCGAAGACGGCGATCTGGTGGACCCTTTCCATGGCCGCGATGACATCAAAGTTCGCAAGCTTCGACATGTTTCGGAAGCGTTCTCCGAGGACCCCCTCAGAATACTGCGCACCGCCCGTTTTGCAGCGCGGTTCCGTCCGCTGGGATTTACGGTTTGCGAGCAGACAATGGCCCTGATGCAAGACATGGTGGCTACCGGTGAGGTAGACCACCTGGTGCCGGAAAGGGTCTGGCAGGAATTCCAGCGGGCGCTGCACGAGAAGGCGCCGGAGGCTTTCTTTGACGTTCTCCGCGACTGCGGAGCCCTCTCGGTGCTGGTCCCCGAAATCACGCCTCCCGCGGTATTCCCCCTGGCAATGAAGGCGCTTCGCTGCGTCGACAAGCAGACCAATACCGCAACGGAGGAACGCCTGGCAGCCCTGCTCTCGCCCCTGGATGAATCGGTAGCCCTGGAACGGGCCAAAGCTCTGAAGGTGCCCAACGACTGCCAGAATCTGGCAAGACTGGTAACAGCCTTTACACCGGAGATCCGGAGCATCGACCCGCAACAACCGGACGCCGGAACCTTGCTTGAGCTGCTCGACCAGGCGGATTTGTGGCGTCGGCCGGAGCGTTTTCTGCAACTTCTGAGCGTTCTTGAGTGCGCCCTAACTGATGAGTCCCAGACCATTGACCTGCTTCGAACAGCATCAAAGGTGGCTACCGGCGTTGATCCAAAAGCACTCCTGGCGAAGGGCTTTAAAGGCAAGGAACTGGGCAGCGCGATCCGCACCGAGCGCCTGAAACGCATCGGCGACGCCATCGCCCCGATCAACCACTGA
- the traF gene encoding conjugal transfer protein TraF, with product MTGYRLTKLSVAIGLSIATSSALASPQSFMSARSFAMGGTGVAVATPSTAPTDNPAMMAADHHSWNDDFGLMLPSVNARAADEEETVDQVDDIQDVIDEFDQLVSQLEVDPSQNNADSLALTAGDLRDRLVDFDGDTMRANASLGLALVVPSKSISVGVFTNANLTATVRGELSNDDRLLLDNIVTAAEIGNVGDVENVIDNAAVDQDGNILFNSRGKILASAVGEVGVSFARQFELSNGNSFQLGLSPKYVELRTFQYTESVSGFEDDEFDDDQYQTNKSGFNLDIGAAYAFGDEKQWNAGIVVKNLIPMELDSAASRPELGEEVRTLELNPMATAGIAHRSEYHVVTAEIDLTKKEAFGYEDDTQWLALGAEFDAFRYAQLRVGVRHNLASNDDNDGIEEKTQFTAGLGLNIVGVRLDLGALYSDADVGAALELGTAF from the coding sequence ATGACCGGATATCGTCTGACCAAACTTTCTGTAGCCATTGGCCTATCCATTGCCACCTCCTCTGCACTGGCCAGCCCACAGTCTTTTATGTCTGCCCGCTCTTTTGCCATGGGCGGCACCGGGGTTGCTGTAGCAACGCCTTCAACTGCGCCAACAGACAACCCGGCGATGATGGCTGCGGATCACCATAGCTGGAACGATGATTTCGGGCTGATGCTCCCTTCGGTGAATGCGCGGGCTGCGGATGAGGAAGAAACGGTTGATCAGGTGGATGATATCCAGGATGTGATCGACGAATTTGATCAACTGGTTTCACAACTCGAAGTTGATCCTAGCCAGAACAATGCGGACTCCCTGGCATTAACCGCGGGCGACCTTCGAGATCGCCTGGTGGATTTCGACGGGGATACCATGCGCGCTAACGCGAGCTTGGGTCTGGCCCTGGTAGTTCCCAGCAAGTCCATTTCTGTTGGTGTATTTACCAACGCAAACCTCACAGCGACGGTTCGCGGCGAGCTCTCCAACGATGACCGATTGCTGCTCGACAATATTGTGACAGCCGCAGAAATCGGCAATGTGGGCGACGTGGAAAACGTGATCGACAACGCCGCGGTCGATCAGGACGGAAATATTCTGTTTAACTCCAGAGGCAAGATTCTCGCCTCGGCCGTTGGTGAGGTAGGCGTTTCCTTCGCCCGCCAATTCGAACTTTCCAACGGAAACAGCTTCCAGCTCGGGCTTTCCCCAAAATACGTCGAGCTCCGCACCTTCCAGTACACGGAATCTGTGTCGGGATTCGAGGACGACGAATTCGACGACGACCAGTACCAGACGAATAAGAGCGGTTTTAACCTGGATATTGGCGCGGCTTACGCGTTCGGCGATGAGAAGCAGTGGAATGCAGGTATCGTGGTCAAGAATCTCATCCCGATGGAGCTGGACTCTGCAGCCAGCCGCCCGGAGCTGGGTGAAGAGGTCCGCACACTGGAGCTCAACCCGATGGCAACGGCAGGTATTGCCCACAGGAGCGAATACCACGTGGTCACCGCAGAAATCGACCTGACCAAAAAAGAAGCCTTTGGCTATGAAGATGACACCCAGTGGCTCGCCCTGGGCGCCGAATTCGATGCCTTCCGCTACGCCCAACTGCGAGTCGGCGTTCGCCACAACCTGGCCAGCAACGATGACAACGACGGCATTGAAGAGAAAACCCAGTTCACCGCCGGTCTTGGCCTGAATATTGTTGGTGTCCGCCTTGATCTCGGCGCGCTATACAGCGATGCCGATGTCGGCGCAGCTCTGGAGCTTGGCACCGCGTTCTGA
- a CDS encoding LPP20 family lipoprotein, giving the protein MNLRWILMPLLATTVAACAPVGSYQGNNGSQSRQDTMLEPITVRVSGLGTYEDVAADRSDTRKRLMARRASQLDAYRNLVERVYGTVVYGSSTVNDFVLRNDMFRTYVDSYIRGAKLVAVNEHSDGVFETVMELKLEPRFRACVAKVADDQVQDLCPIPMPQENDSVGDVQSKGVDSLYYLD; this is encoded by the coding sequence ATGAACCTTCGCTGGATACTCATGCCTCTGCTGGCAACAACGGTTGCGGCCTGTGCGCCGGTTGGCAGTTACCAGGGGAATAACGGCAGCCAGTCCCGTCAGGATACGATGCTGGAGCCAATCACTGTGCGGGTGAGTGGTCTGGGTACCTATGAGGATGTTGCAGCCGACCGTTCGGATACCCGCAAGCGCCTGATGGCCCGGCGTGCCTCCCAGCTGGATGCCTACCGGAACCTTGTTGAACGGGTTTACGGCACAGTGGTCTATGGCAGTTCCACGGTTAATGACTTTGTTTTGCGTAATGACATGTTCAGAACCTACGTCGACAGCTACATTCGCGGCGCCAAGCTGGTTGCAGTGAACGAACATAGCGACGGTGTGTTCGAAACTGTTATGGAATTGAAACTCGAGCCACGTTTCCGGGCCTGTGTGGCCAAGGTTGCTGATGATCAGGTGCAGGATCTCTGCCCGATTCCCATGCCGCAAGAAAATGACAGCGTGGGCGATGTGCAGAGCAAAGGCGTGGATTCCCTGTATTACCTTGATTGA
- a CDS encoding flagellar assembly protein T N-terminal domain-containing protein, which yields MKRLLSLAMLGALALLVVSGAHAVVLEGVGHANIHNGNLEAARAEARKAAIRDLSLQYEARVSTHDTMENGVITESRMDLASSARARNVRIVDEYQSGNLLRVIVRGDISDSRSQCGVGDAGRLKKRVAVTGFPMLYPDQARVGRIDDAGEILPQQLQQRLLGQGGLQVFGATTSRMFTDLLNAPTVQRGDNRLSNVLELAREMGVQFVVTGVIRDLGVADPSAWGTSVLDRMQRGIGVVDQRRRFAADLVIFDGFSGAPVYRQRFETAADWDAGPGSSAGFGSAGFQKTAYGQSVDGVIGEMAAAVTEALACQPFITRIARVDGFSVTLESGATAGLRPGDELKLYRSKRYLESPDDSPELQDSDLSVTLDKVQPHSSRGTMPRLGGIVNIRRDDIAIIW from the coding sequence ATGAAACGCTTGCTGTCACTGGCTATGCTCGGGGCTCTGGCCCTTTTAGTGGTTTCTGGCGCCCATGCGGTCGTTCTGGAGGGCGTGGGCCACGCCAATATCCACAATGGAAACCTGGAAGCCGCCCGGGCCGAGGCCCGCAAGGCTGCGATCCGGGACCTTTCCCTGCAGTATGAGGCCAGGGTAAGCACGCACGACACCATGGAAAACGGCGTTATCACCGAGTCCCGGATGGACCTCGCCTCGAGCGCCCGAGCCCGGAATGTGCGGATAGTCGATGAATATCAGAGCGGCAACCTGTTGCGGGTGATAGTACGGGGCGATATCAGCGACAGTCGCAGCCAATGTGGGGTTGGAGATGCCGGGCGTCTGAAAAAGCGTGTTGCGGTGACCGGATTTCCGATGCTGTACCCGGACCAGGCCAGAGTAGGGCGCATCGATGACGCCGGCGAAATCTTGCCGCAACAACTCCAGCAGCGTTTGTTGGGCCAGGGCGGATTGCAGGTTTTCGGTGCAACCACGTCCAGGATGTTCACCGATCTGCTGAACGCGCCTACGGTGCAACGGGGCGACAATCGATTGAGCAACGTGCTTGAACTGGCCCGTGAAATGGGCGTTCAGTTCGTTGTGACAGGTGTGATTCGGGATCTTGGCGTTGCTGATCCGTCGGCCTGGGGCACCTCCGTACTGGACAGGATGCAACGGGGCATCGGAGTGGTGGATCAACGGCGTCGGTTTGCCGCTGACCTCGTGATCTTTGATGGCTTCAGCGGCGCGCCGGTATACCGTCAGAGATTTGAAACGGCGGCAGACTGGGATGCCGGGCCTGGAAGTTCAGCAGGGTTCGGCTCAGCCGGTTTCCAGAAGACCGCCTACGGCCAGTCTGTCGATGGTGTTATCGGGGAGATGGCGGCGGCGGTAACCGAGGCGCTGGCGTGCCAGCCGTTCATTACCAGAATTGCGCGGGTGGATGGCTTTTCGGTAACACTGGAATCCGGTGCTACAGCGGGTCTTCGGCCGGGCGACGAGCTAAAACTCTATCGCAGCAAACGCTATCTGGAATCGCCGGACGACTCACCGGAGCTGCAGGACAGTGACCTGTCTGTGACGCTGGATAAGGTTCAGCCACATTCCAGCAGGGGCACGATGCCAAGGCTTGGCGGCATCGTGAATATACGGAGAGATGATATAGCGATTATCTGGTAG
- a CDS encoding SufE family protein: MTASEQDFLNNPLGKDTTLEDVLDGFELLDDWEERYAFIIDLGKQLPAFPEEARVEDNYVHGCQSQVWLIHHFDEASGRLYLLIDSDAMIVRGLAAIILVALNGKTPRDLLATDIDELFEQLDLFRHISPTRGNGLRAMVGKIRDIAAAEVASAGS; the protein is encoded by the coding sequence ATGACTGCCAGTGAACAGGACTTTCTGAACAACCCCCTGGGTAAAGACACCACCCTCGAAGACGTTCTGGATGGCTTCGAACTGCTGGACGACTGGGAAGAGCGCTACGCCTTTATCATTGATCTGGGCAAGCAGCTTCCTGCCTTCCCGGAAGAAGCCCGGGTTGAAGATAACTATGTTCACGGCTGCCAGAGCCAGGTCTGGCTGATTCACCACTTTGATGAGGCCAGTGGACGGCTGTATCTTCTGATTGATTCAGACGCCATGATTGTCCGTGGACTGGCCGCTATCATTCTGGTCGCCCTGAACGGCAAGACCCCGAGGGATCTGCTGGCCACAGACATCGATGAGTTGTTTGAGCAGCTGGACCTGTTCCGCCACATTTCCCCGACCCGCGGCAACGGGCTCAGAGCCATGGTCGGCAAAATCCGGGACATTGCGGCCGCCGAGGTGGCCAGCGCCGGCAGTTGA
- the sufT gene encoding putative Fe-S cluster assembly protein SufT, translated as MQEREVVLTKREVEARLVPSGTEIMIPSDTFVTITQSLGGTFTVAVNGNLARIEGHNADALGKKPLESSFETPEDGTVNENQVWEAMQNCYDPEIPVNVVDLGLIYECKIENGTEDGNHVYVLMTLTAAGCGMGPVITEDVKTKLEHVPNVDKVTVELTFDPPWSNDMLTDEAKLELGML; from the coding sequence ATGCAAGAACGGGAAGTGGTCCTGACCAAACGCGAGGTGGAAGCCCGCCTCGTTCCTTCCGGAACCGAAATCATGATTCCGTCGGACACTTTTGTGACCATCACACAGTCACTGGGTGGCACGTTTACGGTCGCCGTTAACGGAAATCTCGCCCGGATTGAAGGCCACAATGCCGATGCGCTCGGCAAGAAACCCCTGGAAAGCAGCTTCGAAACGCCGGAAGACGGCACCGTCAACGAAAACCAGGTCTGGGAAGCCATGCAGAACTGCTACGACCCGGAAATTCCGGTGAACGTGGTCGATCTGGGCCTGATTTACGAGTGCAAGATTGAAAATGGCACCGAAGACGGCAACCATGTCTACGTCCTGATGACCCTGACTGCCGCCGGCTGTGGCATGGGCCCGGTGATTACCGAGGATGTGAAAACCAAGCTCGAGCACGTTCCCAACGTGGACAAGGTCACCGTTGAACTGACCTTCGATCCGCCCTGGAGCAACGACATGCTCACCGATGAAGCCAAACTCGAACTGGGAATGCTGTAA
- a CDS encoding HesB/IscA family protein encodes MTAEVFTPTVAVTMTPSAVKHVRKQLEKKPDAKGIRLAIKKSGCSGFKYETQWVEDVATDDKVFHIDGVDVFVKEEHLPLVNGIEIDFITEGVNSMFHFRNPNATAECGCGESFTVA; translated from the coding sequence ATGACAGCCGAAGTCTTCACCCCGACCGTTGCCGTCACCATGACGCCCAGCGCGGTTAAGCACGTGCGCAAACAGCTGGAGAAAAAGCCGGACGCCAAGGGCATCCGGCTGGCCATCAAGAAGAGTGGCTGCTCCGGCTTCAAATACGAAACCCAATGGGTGGAAGACGTTGCGACCGACGACAAGGTTTTCCACATTGATGGTGTCGACGTCTTTGTTAAAGAGGAGCACCTGCCTCTGGTGAATGGCATTGAGATCGACTTTATTACCGAGGGCGTAAACTCCATGTTCCACTTCCGCAATCCGAACGCCACTGCAGAATGCGGATGCGGCGAGAGCTTTACGGTAGCGTAA
- a CDS encoding aminotransferase class V-fold PLP-dependent enzyme has translation MTDLSVASTAKRTSFDVDSIRRDFPILSQRVNGKPLVYLDNGASAQKPEAVLNAMDRYYREMHSNVHRGAHTLGDRATAAFEGARETVRNFLNAESIREIIWTRGTTEAINLVANGLAPRLKAGDEILVSYMEHHANIVPWQMIAERTGAKVVPVQVTPDGELDLESFTSLLNEKTRVLAITHVSNVLGTVNPVTALIEQAKAHGIITLVDGAQAVPHYQPDVQALGCDFYVFSSHKLFGPTGIGVLYGKAQLLEDMPPYQGGGEMIERVSFERTTWNTLPYKFEAGTPAIAEAVGLGAAIDYLNGLDRPAMEAAEAALLERANQLVETVPGMEIIGTAKQKVPVMSFKIAGLHPSDIGTLLDQQGIAIRTGHHCAMPLMDFYGVPGTARASFAFYNTLDEVDTLFTALQKVQRLFA, from the coding sequence ATGACCGATCTGTCCGTGGCAAGCACCGCCAAGCGCACCAGCTTCGATGTGGACTCCATTCGCCGGGACTTCCCGATCCTGTCTCAGCGGGTGAACGGCAAGCCACTGGTGTATCTGGATAACGGTGCGTCGGCCCAGAAGCCGGAAGCCGTGCTGAACGCCATGGATCGGTATTACCGCGAGATGCACTCCAATGTTCATCGTGGCGCCCATACGCTCGGAGACAGGGCCACCGCGGCCTTCGAGGGCGCCCGAGAGACCGTCCGCAACTTCCTGAATGCCGAAAGCATCCGGGAAATTATCTGGACCCGCGGCACTACCGAAGCCATCAATCTGGTTGCCAATGGCCTGGCCCCGCGCCTGAAAGCCGGCGACGAGATCCTGGTGAGCTATATGGAGCACCACGCCAACATTGTGCCCTGGCAGATGATTGCCGAGCGCACGGGTGCGAAAGTGGTTCCTGTCCAGGTGACACCGGATGGCGAGCTGGATCTGGAGTCTTTCACCAGCCTGCTCAATGAGAAAACCCGGGTTCTGGCGATTACCCACGTCTCCAACGTGCTTGGTACCGTGAACCCGGTGACAGCCCTGATTGAACAGGCCAAAGCCCACGGCATCATTACCCTGGTGGACGGTGCCCAGGCGGTACCGCATTACCAGCCGGATGTTCAGGCACTGGGCTGCGACTTCTACGTGTTTTCATCTCACAAGCTGTTCGGCCCCACCGGTATTGGAGTGCTTTACGGCAAGGCCCAGTTGCTGGAGGATATGCCGCCTTACCAGGGCGGCGGCGAGATGATTGAACGGGTCTCGTTCGAGCGGACCACCTGGAACACCCTGCCCTACAAATTCGAAGCCGGCACGCCGGCCATTGCCGAGGCAGTCGGACTGGGAGCGGCCATCGACTACCTGAACGGCCTGGACCGCCCCGCCATGGAAGCGGCCGAAGCCGCTCTGCTTGAGCGGGCCAACCAGTTGGTGGAAACGGTACCGGGCATGGAAATCATCGGCACCGCAAAACAGAAAGTGCCGGTTATGTCCTTTAAAATTGCCGGCCTGCACCCCAGTGATATAGGCACGCTGCTGGATCAGCAGGGCATTGCGATCCGCACCGGCCACCATTGCGCCATGCCGCTGATGGATTTCTATGGAGTTCCCGGTACAGCCCGGGCGTCATTCGCGTTCTACAATACACTGGACGAGGTGGATACATTGTTTACCGCCCTGCAGAAAGTCCAGCGTCTGTTTGCCTGA